The window GTCCTCATATTCGGGGCCGCATTCGATGCAACGGAATTTCATATTGCCGAGCCCCTTGGCGTTCCCTTCCTGACGGGAAAATTCTACCTCGTCTTCTCTTTCCTCATGGAATTATTCGGCTTATTTGTCCTTATCGGCGTATTTATGGCTCTGGACAGAAGATACATCAGAAAACCCGATCGCCTCGGATACAAGGGAGAAGCTGATAACACACCCGATGATGCAATTACACTCCTTCTCATAGGGAGCATCATTGTAACGGGATTTGTTATTGAGGCGTTGAGAATCCACGTCACAAATCCTCCGTGGGAGGTATGGTCTTTTGTCGGATATACCCTGTCAAAGGCCTTTGCAGGTGTTGACTATGGTACGGCAAAAATCGCACATAAAGTAATGTGGTGGCTACATACATTCATCGCTTTAGGTTTCATTGCCTACATCCCCTACTCAAGACTGCTGCATATCATCACCACCCCTGCAAATCATTTTATGGCGTCATTGAAACCGGTTGGGAACCTTGAACCGATCCGTGATTTCGAAACGGCGGAATCCTTCGGTGCAGGTCAACTTGAAGATTTTACCTGGAAGCAGATATTTGATTCAGACGCATGCACGC is drawn from Deltaproteobacteria bacterium and contains these coding sequences:
- a CDS encoding 4Fe-4S dicluster domain-containing protein is translated as MELSKFSVGNEGREVFWNAENFEGLLFAFTAVALAIFAYGLYKRWQMWTALGKPDVRNDNIQERIKLFFLNGLLQMKTFKDVYPGVMHGLIFFGFLVLIFGAAFDATEFHIAEPLGVPFLTGKFYLVFSFLMELFGLFVLIGVFMALDRRYIRKPDRLGYKGEADNTPDDAITLLLIGSIIVTGFVIEALRIHVTNPPWEVWSFVGYTLSKAFAGVDYGTAKIAHKVMWWLHTFIALGFIAYIPYSRLLHIITTPANHFMASLKPVGNLEPIRDFETAESFGAGQLEDFTWKQIFDSDACTRCGRCQDGCPAYLSGKQLSPKKFIQDVKTYWLERAPLTVAAKKAAGKAGEGAVPEIPAPEKAMTGEVVNLHELWDCTNCMYCMENCPASIEHVPRS